The window GAAACATCAGGGATTCCGTGATGGAAATACCATAGTATTGTTGCAGCAGTGTATGGTGCAAAAGCCACGTAAAACAGTGAGGTTTCATTATATCCATATACAGGTATCATCACTGCCAGAACTATCAATGTCATTGCAGTTGCAATTACAAAATTCACAAGGGCAGCATTAGCAGGAGTTTTTGTTGGTGATAGTTTTGCAAGCCATTTACTATTAATGAAATTATCTCTGGATAATGAATAAAGCAACCTTGCCTGGGCCCCAGAAGCACCTATTATGTTACTGCTAAAATAAAACGGCACGTATATAAAGGCGAGGAATAAAACCCCGATCTTTCCTATAAATGAAAGATACGATGTAATTAATGGTAGGGGTGATGCCGATAGGGCTGTAATGTTTGGATATGCTGCGAGTTCTGAATATATGCTTACAGATCCGATAACTGTGGCAAGAAGGACTCCAACTATAATTGAACGCCATACTACTTTTTTCGGCTTTATTCCTTCCTCAGAGAAGAATAAACCATTTCCATATGCCTCGAATGTTAAAAACCCAGAAACAGCAGCACCCAGTCCTATACCGGCAAATCCTGTGGGAGAAGATGAAGGGTTTAAATAAGTCAGGGAGTTGTTATGCGTCGTTAATATAACATAAACGGCAGCTACAAGCATAACTCCAACCTGCGCCCATACGCTTATCTCTATGATTCTTGCCAGGTTTCTAACCTGATATTTTGCGCCTATGTACATTACAAAAACTGTGATCAGGGCTATAACAGGTACAAGCACAAATGGAAGTAATATTCCATATACAATATATATAGCCACCAGCATTATTTCTGCAGTTATCAAACCATTTCCAACCTGTAAAAATGAATAGTATGCATAGTTCAGAATGGCCGTAAACTTTCCGACTGCTTTGCCGAATCCCATCTCAGCAAGGCCATAGTACCCACCTGCAAATGGTGCCAATCTGGTATATTCCATAATTGGAATAGACATGAGAAGAACTACAACTAAACCTAAAATGCCGACATAAATTGCAGCATCCCCAGCGTAATCAATATAACCCCCGGCCACTGAAATTGCAAATCCGTAAACAAATATGCCCGACATGGTCAATGTTATAAAACGCCTCAGTGGTATGGAATTTTTATTAAGATTTTCTGTTTCCATAAATTTATAAGTAATTTTAATATATAAATATATGTATAAACATGTTGTTATAAATTTTAAATTGCTAAAGTATGTATTATATTTATCGAAAATAATTTTATACATTGAAATACAGTAGCACGTTATACATAGAAAAATTTGGTTTTAAATTAAATGAATAAAATATTCTGAAAATGATGTATAATAAGTGTGTTGCTATGCTACTCGGAATGGCGATATGGATATTAACATGTATTTTATAAAACAAAAAATCATAAGTTCTAAGTTGTAATATCTAAATTATGAAAACAGACGATCAGAGGAACGTTATATGCGGGGGTGACCCGGAAAACTATCTAAAAGCATATTTAAAGGGACTTTATTTTGATCTTGATGATGGAGAGGAAATCAGGGTAATATTCCTATCTGAAAAGTTTCCATTTGATGCTGAAAAATTTGGGCAACTGGTAAGTGCGGCAAAATTAAAACTTTCAGATTACAAAGATGAGGGTAACGAGAAAGAACTGATTATTAAAAAATGATTTAGACTTTTCCGACGTCCGTTCCAAGTTTTACAGCAACCTTATAAAGAAATAAATGGTCATCACCACCCTGAATAATCCCGCAGCAGCGTTTTTCATTAAAACTGAATCTGAAAATTTTCAATCTATTGTAAACCATTGTTCTCTTAATAACCTCCTTCCCAAACGAAATAGTTTCCATGAATGATTCAGTTACCCTTGATATTTCGGCATCTATAATAAAAGCACAGTCCTCAGGAATAATTCTGTCATAATAGATGTTATTATCATCATAATTCATAAGAAACTTTATCTTATCCTCCATGTGGACTGAAGCTGCAAGAATGTGCTTGATCGAGCATGTGTTGAATATCCTGACCCTTACATTTCCCTCTTTATCAGAAAAATAGTTTTTATCAGCAATAAAAATATAGGCTTTTCTGTTTCTTACCTCTATTCTATTGAAGCCCAGGTGCCCGTAACTATCATATACGAATCCCAGGGACAGGTAATCTACATTATTAATTGAATCATGCAGTAATGGAAAATATTTAACTCCATGAAATTTATGCCTGAATTTCAGCTTCACGTTCCGGCTCCCATGCATGTTATTCCTGCTACTTACTTCACTGATTTTTTTTACATATTCATCAGGATTTTCTCCGGTGAAAATTCCAGTTTCTATATTCCAGCCGTTTGAAATAATATAATCCATTTATCACCATTGATTACCTGATAAAACATTTTTCTATCCAGAAAAATCAATAATTTTGCTGGATGTCATGATCCGGACATAAACCTTATAATTATATGTTGTATTATACTTAGATACTATGGATAAAGCAATGGACAATTATGATGCATCACAGATACAGATTCTCGAGGGACTCAAGGCGGTTAGAAAAGTTCCCGGAATGTATATAGGGTCTACGGGGCCAGAAGGGCTTCACCATATGGTATACGAAGTTGTTGACAACTGTATAGACGAGGCTATGGCAGGCTATGGCTCTGATATTAATATAGTAATATACAGGGATGGCTCATTATCAGTAGAAGATGATGGCAGGGGAATTCCGGTAGATATACATCCAAAGTACAAGAGACCGGGACTGGAAATAGTCATGACAGAGCTCCACAGCGGTGCAAAATTTGACAAGAAAGTCTATAAGGTTACAGGTGGGCTTCATGGTGTTGGTGTCCATGTTGTGAATGCACTTTCTGATTATCTTATAGCCCTTGTAAAGAAGGAAGGTAAGATTTATTACGAAAAATTCAAGCAGGGAGTGCCTGTATCTGGATTGAAGGTTATTGGCAGGTTAGAACAATCTGAGGACCCGGAAATCAGCAATATTGAGCTGAAATATCCTGAACATGGCACTGTGATAAAATTTTTCCCGGACGCAACAATATTCGATAGCATAGATTTTTCATATCAAACAATTTCACAGAGAATAATGGATCTTGCGTTCCTGAATCCAAATATAACTATAGAACTCACTGACCAGAGGTCCGGCAAACACGAAAAATTCCACTTTGAGGGTGGGCTGGTTGAGTATGTCCAGTTCCTGAACCAGGGCAAGGAGGCAGTCAATAAGGAGCCCATATACTGCCATGAGGCATATAAGGACTATGTTGTTGAATTTGCACTCCAGTACACCGACGGAATCAGTGGGGTGGAAGAAAGTTTTGTCAATAATATTAAAACGCCAGAGGGTGGAACACATATGACAGGTTTCCATACCGGCCTTTCCAGGGCTGTTCTTGACTACGCTAAATCAAAGAATTTAATAAAAGGCGTAACAGCACTCACCGGGGACGATACCAGAGAGGGGCTCACTGCAGTAATCCATGTTAAGATGTTCAATCCACAGTTCGAGGGACAGACCAAGGAAAAGCTTGGCAACTCTGTTGTCAAAAGCATTGTGTCCTCCATAACTGAAAAATATCTGAAGGACTACTTCGAATCATATCCACCTGTTGCAGATGCAATAATCAAGAGGGTGCTTGCTGCCGCCGCGGCAAGGGAGGCATCCAGAAAGGCAAAGGAGCTTGTCAGGAGGAAAACAGCACTGGAGAGCGGGACACTGCCGGGAAAACTCGCGGATTGCTCATCAAACGATTCTGATAAAACAGAAGTTTACATTGTTGAGGGGGATTCTGCGGGAGGTTCTGCAAAGCAGGCGAGAAACAGGGAATATCAGGCAATACTTCCACTTAGAGGCAAAATATTAAATGTTGAAAAATCCAATGATAACAAGGCCCTGGAAAATGAGGAAATAAAAAATCTTATAACAGCCATAGGGACAAACATCAAGGATAAGTTTGATATAAAGAACCTCCGTTATGGCAAAATTATCATAATGACCGATGCGGATGTTGACGGTGCACATATAAGGACACTGCTCCTGACATTCTTCTACAGATTTATGAATGAGCTAATACAGGGAGGGCATGTATACTTTGCCCAGCCGCCGTTATTCCGTGTCCAGAAGGGAAACGAAATAGTATATGTTTTCAGTGAGGACGAAAAGGATAAAGAGGTGGCCAGAATGGGAAAGAATGTGGTTATACAGAGATTCAAGGGTCTGGGAGAGATGAATCCTGAACAGTTATGGGAAACCACAATGAACCCAGAAACCAGAAAACTTGTACAGGTGAGCATAGAGGATGCACTGTACGCTGACCAGCTTTTCAATATACTCATGGGGGAGAAGGTTGAGCCCAGGAGAAAATTCATAGAGGACAACGCGAGGTACGTCCAGAATCTTGACATATAGGTGAAATAAATGTTACTTAGACCGATTGAAGAAGAAATCAAAACATCATATCTCGATTATGCAATGAGTGTAATTGTCAGCAGGGCCATACCGGATTTTCGTGATGGATTAAAGCCAGTTCAGAGAAGGATAATATATTCCATGTTTGAGCTCGGCGTTACCCACGATAAACCATACAAAAAATCAGCCCGTATTATAGGAGAAACCATGGGTAAATACCATCCACATGGGGATTCATCAATATACGAGGCGCTGGCAAGAATGGCCCAGGATTTTTCACTGAGATATACATTGATAGATGGCCAGGGGAACTTCGGGTCAATTGACGGGGATGCACCTGCAGCAATGAGGTATACAGAGGCCAGACTGGGGAGGATGGCTGAGGAAATGGTAAGGGATATTGAAAAGGAAACAGTGCCATTTAGCCCCAACTTTGATGGTTCCCTGGATGAGCCCGTGTATTTTCCCTCCAGAATTCCCCAGCTGCTTATAAATGGGACATCTGGCATTGCTGTTGGAATGGCTACAAATATGGTGCCGCACAATCTCACAGAGGTTTCTGACGCAATCATGCATGCCATAGATCATCCAGATTGCAATGTCGAAGATTTGCTGAAATTTGTTAAGGGCCCTGATTTCCCGGGCGGTGGGGTCATTTACCGTAATTCTGACCTTTTGAATATATACAGGACAGGCCACGGCAAGGTTTTCTGCCAGGGCGAGATAGACGATACAGAAAAGAAAAAAATAATCATAAAAACACTGCCATATGGTGTCAATAAGGCATTGTATATACAGAACGTGGCGGAACAGGTTAAGAATGGCGTAATCAACAACATCTCCGATATAAGGGATGAAAGTGACAGAAATGGTATAAGAGTTGTCATAAAGGTTAAAAATGAAGATAGCAAGGGGCTTACAATCAACCAGCTATATGAGCACACTCCGCTTGAAACTACAATAGGCGTAAACAACCTTGTCCTGCTCAACAATGAGCCCAAGGTAATGACACTGGATGAAATGATTCTTGGGTTCATTAATTTCAGGTTAGATATAATAAAGAAGCGTTCAATTTACGATGTTAACAGGCTGCTGGACAGGGAGCATATACTTTCGGGCCTTGCCATAGCCCTACAGAATATTGATCTCGTAATAAAAATAATAAAATCATCTGATAATACTGAGATAGCCAGAACATCATTGATGACCCAGCTAAATCTTTCTGAAAAGCAGGCTGTTGCGATACTGGACATGAGGCTACAGAGATTAACAGGGCTGGAAATAAGGAAGATAAATGAGGAACTGGTAAGCATTAAGGAAAACATAGCCAGACTGAATCAGATTATAAATAACGATTCCGCAAGGCGTGACGTATTAAAGCAGGAAACGCTGGAGATCAAAAAGCAGTTCGGGGATGAAAGGAGAACCGGCATACTCAACAGGGATATCAATTCAAGGAATGACGAGGACCTCATACCCAATGAAGAATCAATAATGATACTTAGCGAAAACGGACTGATCAAAAGGGTTTCCACCGAGGAATATAATGTCCAGAGAAGAGGGGGCAAGGGCACAATAACTGCCACCAGAAAGGAAGATACTGTAAGAAGCATACTTTCATGCATGTCCCATGATATGATCTACTTCTTTACCAACACTGGCAGGGTACTGAAGGCCAAGGCATACACAATAGAAAAGAAATCCCGTACATCCCTTGGAAGCATCGGTGGGACTTTCCTGAAAATGGGGGAAAACGAAAAAATTAGACAGATAATGAAGTCTCCGGAAAGTTCCAAAAATCATCTTATTATAGTAACCAAGAAAGGGTTCATCAAAAAAACTCCTGTAAAGGAGATACTGGATATGCGTGAGTCGGGGCTTAAAATAATAAAGCTGGATGACCAGGATGAAGTTGTTTCTGTAATGGATCTGGAAATGCCATCAAAAATATTTGTGGCCGCTTCAAATAATAAGGCTGCTGTATTCCTCAGCGATGAGGTATCTGTAACTGGCCGTGCTTCACGTGGTGTAAAATCAATGAAGTTAAACGGTGCAGAGGTAATTAATTCATTCCTGGTGAACGATAACGATACGGTTATGAGCATAACAGAGAATGGTCTTGGCAAGAGGACATCGATAACTGATTTCTCAATCCACCACAGGGGCACATCTGGCAATCTAATATTCAAGGAAAGTGAGAGAACCGGTTCTCTGGTTACTGCCATACCAGTTCAGGATGGTCAGGAAGTTCTTATTGTAACAAGAAACAATAAAACAATAAGGCTCAACTCTGATGAAATCAGGATTCAGTCAAGGGTAACCTCAGGGGTTAAGCTCATTAATGTTGATGACAATGACCAGGTGGTTACGGCATCCGTCCTGTGAATTTTTAGTATTTTAAATAATTTTTTTTGAACCTGCATGGAATATAAAATTTATCTGAGTTTTTTATAAAATTGTATAATAAGTTTTATAAAATAAGTAATAATCAGCAACCATGGATATTTCTCTTGTGGGGTTGGGTCACATAGGAAAGGCAGTAGTTGGCATTCTAAATGAAAATCATGAATATTTCAAATCTAAATTTAATGCAGATATAAGGGTGATATCTGTTTCAGATTCCAGAAATACAGTTTATGACAGGAATGGGTTAAATCTGGATAAGGTTCTCATGTACAAGGAGAGAAAAGAACTTGATGAGGTTGCTGAGGTTATCAATCAGGATGAAATTTACTCCCTGCATTCAGATATAATAGTGGACATGTCACCGGCAACAAAGGATGGAATAGCAGGAATGAAAATGTATACCGGCGCATTTGAGGCTGGAAAGCACGTTGTAACATCCAATAAGGCACCACTGGCGCTCCACTGGAAGGAGATTATGGAATCTTCAGTGAAAAACAGGAAAAAAATACTTTACGAATCCTCTGTTGGTGGGGGTGTCCCCCTTTTTAATCTGAATAAATATTCATTAAAATCATCAAAACTTCTGGAATTCAGGGGGCAGGTAAGTTCCACAATAAATTTTGTATTAAATCAGATGATTGCCGGAGTTGATTTCCATGAGGCTATAAAAACAGCACAGAACATGGGAATAGCTGAGACCGATTATCGTGATGACACAAATGGCCTTGATGGTGCCAGAAAAACGGTGATCATTGCCAACGCACTTCTTGGGAAGGATTATACCCTGAAAGATGTGGCATATGAGGGCATTGATGATATAAAGGATATCAACTATATGAAAAATTCTGGAGAAGTTTACCGGGTACTTTCACATATAACCGGTGGTACAGATCCAGTTATAGAATCTAAAATATTCACCATAAAGCAGGAAGATCCAGTAGCTTCTATGGATTCCCTCTCCATGGGATACCTGGAGAGAACCGACAATAATGATGATTTGACCGTTTTTGAAAAGCACGATGGCCCGCTGGAAACAGCAGCCCAGGTCGTCAATGATATTCTCCTTCTTTCATAATTTTATATTATTCCTGGGAGTGCAACCAGGATTCCTGTTATGAAGAAGAATATAAACCATATTATTATTTCAACTATTGCAAGAACAAAGCTTCTGCCTACGCTGATATCATAAATAATGCTGTATACATATAGAAGGATAACCAGCGTTATTATAAAGGCAAGCAGGCTACCTAGGGCTGCCAGTGGTGCAAAAACGAAGTGGAGCCCCAGTGAGAAGAATATGATAATTATTGGTGTAAGCAGTGTTACGACAATGGCATTCCCAAAGTTTGCAGTAGATTTATGAACAACAATAAGTGAGGCTGCGTAGGCAGGCAATGAAATTATCACAATAGCTATCAGCAGAGCAATTAAATCAAACAGTAATGACATAAATTTTAATGGGAAATGAAGTTATTAATATTTTTCATATATTCCACTATCTGAAATACTGCTGGAGCCTTAGTATCTTAACTTTGGAAGGAAACCAATGTATAAACAATAATATAATATACTGCAATTATAAATTATGAAAGTTGGAATAATAGGTGCAGGCACAGTTGGAAAATCCATAGCAGAGGGCATAAAGAATGATTTCAGCATATCCCTGAGTTCAGGTTCATTTGAGAAATTAAAAAAATGGAACAACGAAAGGTTTCAAATTTTTGATAATAATGTTGACAACGCAAAGAATGCAGATATAATTCTTCTAACCATAAAACCGGGTATATCGGACTCTGTAATGGAGGAAATCCGCACAGCGTGCAAAAATAAACTTGTAATATCATTCATGGCCGGCGTGACACTGGATCATATGCAGGAAAAGTTAAAGGAATCACATATTGCCAGGGCAATGCCCAGTATACCCATGATCGTGCAGAAGTCTGTTACTGCATACAGTTACAAAAATCTCCATGATGCGGAGATCGAACTGTTGAAAAAGATTCTTGCAGGATTTGGATCCTATGTGAAGGTTGACGAGTCCAATATGGATGCTGTTACAGGATTAAGTGGCAGTGGCCCAGCCTTCGTTGCAATCATGGCCGATTCCATGATAAATGCAGGAATACTGGCAGGAATACCCAGACAGCAGGCAACAGATCTTGTAATTGATACCTTTATAAATACAATGCAGCTCATGAGGGAGAAAGGCATATCTGCATCTGATCTCCGTGATGAAGTCATGACTCCTGGCGGAACTACTGTAACAGGCATATACGAAATGGAGAAGGCAAATGTCAGAACTGCTATTGCAAATGCGGTACTGGGTTCATATAGAAAGGCTCAGGAAATTGGCAGGAAAAACTGAAACTAGATGAGTGCGTTCTCCCTTTGTCCATTCACTCTGCTTAA of the Ferroplasma sp. genome contains:
- a CDS encoding APC family permease codes for the protein METENLNKNSIPLRRFITLTMSGIFVYGFAISVAGGYIDYAGDAAIYVGILGLVVVLLMSIPIMEYTRLAPFAGGYYGLAEMGFGKAVGKFTAILNYAYYSFLQVGNGLITAEIMLVAIYIVYGILLPFVLVPVIALITVFVMYIGAKYQVRNLARIIEISVWAQVGVMLVAAVYVILTTHNNSLTYLNPSSSPTGFAGIGLGAAVSGFLTFEAYGNGLFFSEEGIKPKKVVWRSIIVGVLLATVIGSVSIYSELAAYPNITALSASPLPLITSYLSFIGKIGVLFLAFIYVPFYFSSNIIGASGAQARLLYSLSRDNFINSKWLAKLSPTKTPANAALVNFVIATAMTLIVLAVMIPVYGYNETSLFYVAFAPYTAATILWYFHHGIPDVSLYFYYRRSGIKVSFMRKLFASILAPAFGLGIFAYAFYDGVISNFVEPYFAFVLIAIIIVVFSAGYVVYRGYKNSLGGSVIERMMNEAEK
- the gyrB gene encoding DNA topoisomerase (ATP-hydrolyzing) subunit B; this translates as MDKAMDNYDASQIQILEGLKAVRKVPGMYIGSTGPEGLHHMVYEVVDNCIDEAMAGYGSDINIVIYRDGSLSVEDDGRGIPVDIHPKYKRPGLEIVMTELHSGAKFDKKVYKVTGGLHGVGVHVVNALSDYLIALVKKEGKIYYEKFKQGVPVSGLKVIGRLEQSEDPEISNIELKYPEHGTVIKFFPDATIFDSIDFSYQTISQRIMDLAFLNPNITIELTDQRSGKHEKFHFEGGLVEYVQFLNQGKEAVNKEPIYCHEAYKDYVVEFALQYTDGISGVEESFVNNIKTPEGGTHMTGFHTGLSRAVLDYAKSKNLIKGVTALTGDDTREGLTAVIHVKMFNPQFEGQTKEKLGNSVVKSIVSSITEKYLKDYFESYPPVADAIIKRVLAAAAAREASRKAKELVRRKTALESGTLPGKLADCSSNDSDKTEVYIVEGDSAGGSAKQARNREYQAILPLRGKILNVEKSNDNKALENEEIKNLITAIGTNIKDKFDIKNLRYGKIIIMTDADVDGAHIRTLLLTFFYRFMNELIQGGHVYFAQPPLFRVQKGNEIVYVFSEDEKDKEVARMGKNVVIQRFKGLGEMNPEQLWETTMNPETRKLVQVSIEDALYADQLFNILMGEKVEPRRKFIEDNARYVQNLDI
- the gyrA gene encoding DNA gyrase subunit A translates to MLLRPIEEEIKTSYLDYAMSVIVSRAIPDFRDGLKPVQRRIIYSMFELGVTHDKPYKKSARIIGETMGKYHPHGDSSIYEALARMAQDFSLRYTLIDGQGNFGSIDGDAPAAMRYTEARLGRMAEEMVRDIEKETVPFSPNFDGSLDEPVYFPSRIPQLLINGTSGIAVGMATNMVPHNLTEVSDAIMHAIDHPDCNVEDLLKFVKGPDFPGGGVIYRNSDLLNIYRTGHGKVFCQGEIDDTEKKKIIIKTLPYGVNKALYIQNVAEQVKNGVINNISDIRDESDRNGIRVVIKVKNEDSKGLTINQLYEHTPLETTIGVNNLVLLNNEPKVMTLDEMILGFINFRLDIIKKRSIYDVNRLLDREHILSGLAIALQNIDLVIKIIKSSDNTEIARTSLMTQLNLSEKQAVAILDMRLQRLTGLEIRKINEELVSIKENIARLNQIINNDSARRDVLKQETLEIKKQFGDERRTGILNRDINSRNDEDLIPNEESIMILSENGLIKRVSTEEYNVQRRGGKGTITATRKEDTVRSILSCMSHDMIYFFTNTGRVLKAKAYTIEKKSRTSLGSIGGTFLKMGENEKIRQIMKSPESSKNHLIIVTKKGFIKKTPVKEILDMRESGLKIIKLDDQDEVVSVMDLEMPSKIFVAASNNKAAVFLSDEVSVTGRASRGVKSMKLNGAEVINSFLVNDNDTVMSITENGLGKRTSITDFSIHHRGTSGNLIFKESERTGSLVTAIPVQDGQEVLIVTRNNKTIRLNSDEIRIQSRVTSGVKLINVDDNDQVVTASVL
- a CDS encoding homoserine dehydrogenase gives rise to the protein MDISLVGLGHIGKAVVGILNENHEYFKSKFNADIRVISVSDSRNTVYDRNGLNLDKVLMYKERKELDEVAEVINQDEIYSLHSDIIVDMSPATKDGIAGMKMYTGAFEAGKHVVTSNKAPLALHWKEIMESSVKNRKKILYESSVGGGVPLFNLNKYSLKSSKLLEFRGQVSSTINFVLNQMIAGVDFHEAIKTAQNMGIAETDYRDDTNGLDGARKTVIIANALLGKDYTLKDVAYEGIDDIKDINYMKNSGEVYRVLSHITGGTDPVIESKIFTIKQEDPVASMDSLSMGYLERTDNNDDLTVFEKHDGPLETAAQVVNDILLLS
- the proC gene encoding pyrroline-5-carboxylate reductase, producing MKVGIIGAGTVGKSIAEGIKNDFSISLSSGSFEKLKKWNNERFQIFDNNVDNAKNADIILLTIKPGISDSVMEEIRTACKNKLVISFMAGVTLDHMQEKLKESHIARAMPSIPMIVQKSVTAYSYKNLHDAEIELLKKILAGFGSYVKVDESNMDAVTGLSGSGPAFVAIMADSMINAGILAGIPRQQATDLVIDTFINTMQLMREKGISASDLRDEVMTPGGTTVTGIYEMEKANVRTAIANAVLGSYRKAQEIGRKN